The Bacteroides thetaiotaomicron VPI-5482 genome contains the following window.
CATTTACAAAAGCGGCGAACTTGATATAGATAGCACATGTTCCATTTTGGAACATATGGGTAATGACGGCAAACAGAGATATACTACTAAATATTATAATCTTGATGCGATTCTGTCAATAGGATATCGGGTTAATAGCAAGAACGCAACCCTTTTTAGGAAATGGGCGAATAGTGTATTAAAGGATTATCTTTTAAAGGGGTATTCCATTAATAAACGTTTGTCAGAACTTGAAAGGACTGTCGCTCAACATACCGAGAAGATAGATTTTTTCGTGCGTACTGCCTTGCCCCCGGTCGAAGGCATTTTTTATAACGGCCAGATTTTCGATGCGTACAAGTTCGCCACCGATCTGGTAAAGTCGGCCAGGCGTTCGATCGTGCTTATCGACAACTATGTGGACGAAACGGTCTTGCTCATGTTGAGTAAACGCAGCGTCGGTGTCTCGGCCACCATTTACACACAGCGTATCACGCAGCAACTCCAACTTGATCTTGACAGGCATAACAGCCAGTACCCACCTATCGACATCAGGACGTACCGGGACAGTCACGACCGTTTCCTGATCGTTGATGAAACGGACGTGTACCATATCGGAGCCTCGTTAAAGGATCTGGGGAAAAAGATGTTCGCTTTCTCAAAGCTGGATATTCCGGCGGCTGTGATAACTGACCTGTTATAATATCCCTTGTCTTATGAATGTGGTTATCTATTCACGTGTAAGCTCGCAGTCGGCCAGGCAATCGACCGAACGGCAGGTTGTCGATCTGGAGAGGTTCGCAGCCGGACGGGGGTACGAGGTGACGGCGGTCTTTGAGGAAAAGATAAGCGGACGAAAGGCCAATATCGAACGCCCGGTTTTAAGCCGTTGCCTGGAATACTGCACAGATCCGCAGAACCGGGTGGATATGCTGTTGCTGACCGAGATCTCACGCCTGGGGCGTTCCACCCTGGAGATACTAAAGGCACTCGATACGCTGCACACGCATAAAATATGCGTGTATATCCAAAACTTGAACCTGGAAACATTACGGCCGGACAAGACGGTAAACCCCTTGTCCTCTCTGATTACTACCCTATTGGGGGAACTGGCCGCAATCGAACGCCAGGGGATCATTGACCGCCTTAATAGCGGACGGGAGTTGTACATCCAGAAAGGGGGCAGGCTGGGACGGAAGCCGGGAAGCCGGAAAACGGCCGAACAGAGGAAAGAGGAATACCGGGAGGCGATCGCCTTGTTGAAGAAAGGCTACTCGATCCGGAACGTGGCGAAGCTCACGGGAAAGGCCGTTTCGACGATACAACAAGTAAAAAAAGACTTCATTAATAGCTGATTATCGGAACAAATATTGTATTTTTGCAACAAATACGAGTAAATGCACGTAATTAAAAACGAGTATTTGCACGAAAATAATCAGAATCTAAATAAAAACGGTTATGGCAACAATGGCGGAGAAAATGGCGGCTTCACTGGAGGAATTAAGAAAGCTCCAGGAGAAAGACCGCTGTGTCGTCCTGCAAGGGACGGCCGAGATAGGGAGGACGCATTTAACCCGGCTGTTGGATAACGGCTGGTTGCAGGAAGTAATGAAAGGCTGGTATATTGCGGCCAGGCCGGGAACAGAGGGGGACACGACGGTCTGGTACACCTCATTCTGGTATTTTATTGCGAAATACGCGGCCGTCCGGCTGGGGGAACAATGGTGCTTGACGGCCGACCAGTCGCTGGATCTGTATTCGGGGAAAACGACCGTGCCCGTACAGGTGGTTATCAAGTCGCCGAAAGGCCATAACAACACGCAAAAGCTGATGTATGATACCTCGCTTTTGGTGTTTCAAAGCGAGATTCCGGATCAGGTATATAAAGAGCCGGAATACGGCCTTAATCTCTATCCGCTTGCCGAAGCCCTGGTATATACCACGCCGAGATATTTCCAGGTGGAGAAGATCGCAGCCCGCACCTGCCTGGCCATGATACGGGACGCTGCCGATATATTAAAGGTACTGACGAAAAACGGGGCTTCGCTTCGTGCCGGAAGAATAGCCGGGGCGTTCCGGAACATCGGGAACAGCGAAATCGCCGACAGCATCGTTTCCACGATGCGGGGGTTCGGGTATGACGTGAGAGAAGAAGATCCGTTCGAGGATCAGCCACGAACGCCCCTTGTTTATGAGGTGTCGCCTTACGTCACACGCTTGCGCCTGATGTGGGAGAACATGAGGGATAAGGTTGTAGAACTGTTTCCCGAAGCCCCTGGAAAGATTGATGACGTGGAGGGGTATTTGAGATCCGTCGATGAAAAGTATTCGGAGGACGCTTATCATTCTCTCTCGATCGAGGGATATAGGGTTTCCCCGGAACTGATCGAGAAAGTGCGTGTCGGGAACTGGAAGCCGGAGGAAGAAGATAAGGAGCATAAAAACGCACTGGTGGCACGTGGGTATTACCAGGCGTTCCAGGCTGTCAGGGGGACGATCGCCGATATACTGAAAGGAAAGAACGCAGGGGAAGCGGTAAGGGCGGATCATCCGGTCTGGTATATGCAGATGTGGATGCCGTTCGTTACGGTGGGGATCTTGCAAAGGGAGGATCTTGTGGGTTATCGTACCGGGCAGGTCTATATACGGGGATCGCAACATATCCCGTTGAACCCGAAAGCGGTCAGGGACGCTATGCCCGTCCTTTTCGATCTCTTGAAGAATGAGCCGCACCCGGCGGTAAGGGCTGTCTTGGGACACTTCTTTTTCGTGTATATTCACCCCTATATGGACGGGAACGGGAGAATGGGACGGTTCGTCTTGAACGCCATGCTTGCGTCTGGAGGCTATAACTGGACGGTTGTTCCGGTGGAGCGTAGAAAAGAATATATGAAAGCGTTGGAAAAGGCCAGCGTGGAGGGGGATATTTCGGAGTTTACGAAAGTAATCGCATCATTGGTCAAGTAATGATATTTATAATAATGACAATATGAAATCAACGGAATATATCGAATGGGATAAACTGGAGCAGATCCCGTTCTGCCTTTGCCGGATCGCGGAGGATGAAGAAAACCAGGAAATAGATGTTTATTATCTGGATAAACGGGTTTGCCATGATTACGATCATGTGGGGCATTATTTTCGTACTGCGATAATCATGTTTAGAAGGATCAGGAACATAACGGCCGATTGGGTGAACCTCAAAAACCTTTGGTTGCTAAGGGACTGTATCAGGGAGAATTTTAATCATGGCCTGGAGGTGGACGATCTGATCTTCGGGGAAACATTCGACGGTGAGGATCCGGAAACTATAAAGCCGCTAACCAAAGAACGGCTGTTCAAGATTAAAAAGGTGATTCAGGAAAAAGATCCATACGCTACCGTATAGGGGGGGA
Protein-coding sequences here:
- a CDS encoding virulence RhuM family protein, whose product is MEQGEIILYQPDEAVKLEVRLEDETVWLTQEQIADLFGTKRPAITKHLNNIYKSGELDIDSTCSILEHMGNDGKQRYTTKYYNLDAILSIGYRVNSKNATLFRKWANSVLKDYLLKGYSINKRLSELERTVAQHTEKIDFFVRTALPPVEGIFYNGQIFDAYKFATDLVKSARRSIVLIDNYVDETVLLMLSKRSVGVSATIYTQRITQQLQLDLDRHNSQYPPIDIRTYRDSHDRFLIVDETDVYHIGASLKDLGKKMFAFSKLDIPAAVITDLL
- a CDS encoding recombinase family protein; this translates as MNVVIYSRVSSQSARQSTERQVVDLERFAAGRGYEVTAVFEEKISGRKANIERPVLSRCLEYCTDPQNRVDMLLLTEISRLGRSTLEILKALDTLHTHKICVYIQNLNLETLRPDKTVNPLSSLITTLLGELAAIERQGIIDRLNSGRELYIQKGGRLGRKPGSRKTAEQRKEEYREAIALLKKGYSIRNVAKLTGKAVSTIQQVKKDFINS
- a CDS encoding Fic family protein, translated to MATMAEKMAASLEELRKLQEKDRCVVLQGTAEIGRTHLTRLLDNGWLQEVMKGWYIAARPGTEGDTTVWYTSFWYFIAKYAAVRLGEQWCLTADQSLDLYSGKTTVPVQVVIKSPKGHNNTQKLMYDTSLLVFQSEIPDQVYKEPEYGLNLYPLAEALVYTTPRYFQVEKIAARTCLAMIRDAADILKVLTKNGASLRAGRIAGAFRNIGNSEIADSIVSTMRGFGYDVREEDPFEDQPRTPLVYEVSPYVTRLRLMWENMRDKVVELFPEAPGKIDDVEGYLRSVDEKYSEDAYHSLSIEGYRVSPELIEKVRVGNWKPEEEDKEHKNALVARGYYQAFQAVRGTIADILKGKNAGEAVRADHPVWYMQMWMPFVTVGILQREDLVGYRTGQVYIRGSQHIPLNPKAVRDAMPVLFDLLKNEPHPAVRAVLGHFFFVYIHPYMDGNGRMGRFVLNAMLASGGYNWTVVPVERRKEYMKALEKASVEGDISEFTKVIASLVK